From the Nodularia sp. NIES-3585 genome, one window contains:
- a CDS encoding response regulator, whose translation MSTTPLTGYWLPQKLHPLSLLAQLTSRHATGCLRVFTKTASWSINIEDGQLTYASYSDRLFERLDHHLQRLSQEITTLNSATRVQMRLMFEPKNEHQSMQYADYQAICWLVEHEHITHAQAETLIYELAKEVLETFLVLKEGNYEFSLETSWDELPKFCHLDLRLLVEYCHKQLRQQQNIQSPVQVGQASPVLAGKNSPQTQSQFPNTPAKHLKTAENKNRKKSQPALKKSLYTIACIDDSQTVLNSIKLFLDGNTFAVVTINDPVKALMQILRSKPDLILLDVEMPNLDGYELCSLLRRHSAFKNIPIIMVTGRTGFIDRAKAKMVRSSGYLTKPFTQGDLLKIVFKYLD comes from the coding sequence ATGAGCACAACTCCTCTAACTGGCTACTGGTTACCCCAGAAACTACATCCTTTATCTCTATTAGCACAACTAACTAGCCGCCATGCTACTGGTTGCTTACGCGTATTTACTAAAACGGCTTCTTGGTCAATTAATATAGAAGACGGTCAACTGACTTACGCCTCTTATTCCGATAGACTGTTCGAGCGTCTTGACCATCACTTACAACGATTAAGTCAAGAAATTACGACTCTTAACAGCGCCACTCGCGTGCAAATGCGGCTGATGTTTGAACCGAAGAATGAACACCAGTCTATGCAATATGCTGATTATCAAGCAATTTGCTGGTTGGTAGAGCATGAACATATTACCCACGCACAAGCAGAAACCCTGATATATGAATTAGCGAAAGAAGTCCTAGAAACATTTCTGGTCTTGAAAGAAGGAAATTATGAATTTTCTCTGGAAACTTCTTGGGATGAATTACCCAAGTTCTGCCATTTAGACTTGCGGTTATTAGTCGAATACTGTCACAAACAGTTACGACAGCAGCAAAATATCCAGTCACCAGTTCAAGTGGGACAGGCTTCACCTGTGTTAGCTGGCAAAAATTCGCCTCAAACTCAGTCTCAATTCCCAAATACTCCAGCAAAGCACTTGAAAACGGCTGAAAATAAGAATAGAAAAAAATCTCAGCCGGCTTTGAAAAAAAGCCTATATACAATTGCCTGTATTGATGATAGTCAAACTGTATTGAATTCTATCAAACTTTTTTTGGATGGCAATACATTTGCAGTTGTGACAATCAACGACCCGGTAAAAGCATTAATGCAAATTCTTCGCAGTAAACCAGACCTAATTTTACTAGACGTGGAAATGCCCAATTTAGACGGCTATGAGTTGTGTTCTTTATTAAGGAGGCATTCAGCTTTTAAGAATATACCCATTATTATGGTAACTGGGAGAACAGGATTTATTGACAGAGCAAAAGCAAAAATGGTCAGGTCATCAGGGTATTTGACTAAGCCTTTTACCCAAGGGGATTTACTAAAAATAGTCTTTAAGTATCTTGATTAA
- a CDS encoding response regulator transcription factor has translation MSVTLVGKILIVEDSPSELELMSYYLQDSGCQVIKAASAKEALEKVLAAQPDAIVTDVVMPGMSGFELCRSLKKNPTTQKVPIIICSSKNQEIDKLWAMKQGADAYLTKPYTREQLLRAIKSVIF, from the coding sequence ATGAGTGTTACCTTAGTTGGCAAAATTTTGATTGTAGAAGATTCACCCAGCGAATTGGAACTGATGAGCTATTATCTTCAGGATAGTGGTTGCCAGGTAATTAAGGCTGCTAGTGCAAAAGAAGCTTTAGAAAAAGTTTTAGCAGCACAGCCTGATGCAATTGTGACTGATGTGGTCATGCCAGGAATGAGCGGATTTGAGTTGTGCCGTTCCCTCAAAAAGAATCCGACAACTCAAAAAGTACCGATAATTATTTGCAGTTCTAAAAATCAAGAAATCGACAAATTATGGGCAATGAAACAAGGTGCTGATGCCTACTTGACTAAGCCATATACACGGGAACAGCTATTGCGTGCTATTAAATCAGTGATATTTTAA
- a CDS encoding chemotaxis protein CheW, producing the protein MNNSKILVAQETSENNFGNSYLKFRLNQQTTAIVSMNHTQEAVILPVESITPMPNMLPCVLGLMNWRSRIIWAIDLPRMLNLEFLDSRLRQYNIIVIQVESLLLGLVVHEIKGITKFMSDDIQSPVGQVASSLVPYLRGCVVQSEEILLVLDAQSLVYSPIFGSD; encoded by the coding sequence ATGAATAATTCTAAAATTTTAGTTGCCCAAGAAACAAGTGAAAATAACTTTGGAAATAGCTATCTCAAGTTTAGATTAAATCAACAGACTACTGCTATTGTATCCATGAATCATACACAAGAAGCAGTGATTTTGCCAGTGGAATCTATAACTCCCATGCCAAATATGCTGCCGTGTGTACTAGGTTTAATGAATTGGCGGAGTCGCATAATTTGGGCAATTGATCTACCAAGAATGCTGAATTTAGAATTTTTAGATAGTAGATTAAGGCAATATAACATTATTGTAATTCAGGTGGAATCACTGCTTTTAGGTTTAGTTGTCCACGAAATTAAAGGTATAACTAAATTTATGTCTGATGATATTCAGTCTCCTGTGGGACAAGTAGCATCTAGTTTAGTGCCTTATTTACGCGGATGTGTTGTTCAGTCAGAAGAAATATTACTGGTTTTAGATGCACAATCTCTTGTGTATTCTCCTATTTTCGGCAGTGATTAA